A single window of Rubripirellula lacrimiformis DNA harbors:
- a CDS encoding YkgJ family cysteine cluster protein — MTKLPTIEDCGDCGVCCMHMGYPPYLRGENGGPVEPYWTQMPADLKSQWLAYVESYSVPEGELDGPCVWLDLESRRCKHHEARPSVCRDFRVGSKGCQDWRHAYGIVAPQT; from the coding sequence GTGACGAAGTTGCCAACGATTGAAGATTGCGGTGATTGCGGCGTGTGCTGCATGCACATGGGTTACCCGCCCTATCTTCGTGGCGAGAATGGCGGACCGGTGGAACCGTACTGGACTCAAATGCCGGCGGATCTGAAGTCGCAGTGGCTGGCCTATGTGGAATCCTATTCGGTGCCCGAAGGCGAATTGGACGGTCCATGCGTGTGGTTGGACCTGGAAAGCCGGCGCTGCAAGCACCACGAGGCCAGGCCCAGTGTGTGCCGCGACTTTCGCGTCGGCAGCAAAGGCTGCCAAGATTGGCGTCACGCCTACGGGATCGTTGCCCCGCAGACGTAG
- a CDS encoding prolyl oligopeptidase family serine peptidase, whose protein sequence is MIGFSLRWTCVVLWVGFAFAGDSRSRAVAEDFKQLPPPGISLDADDRASLVDRVNAIQAKIVAAKSASDDADAWSPDVEVLVRSVRLALEQNGFYKASEVKDAGRLLDEAQRRLQSASSGKRGLALLADGRLGSKEPLPVIGGFKSDIDDSVQPFGLVIPAGYTADDASTDSKYRMDIWLHGRGDTKTEIAFLKERMTKVGQYSPGDTFVLHPFGRHCVAFKFAGETDVDEAIQHVSELLEVDSDRIAMRGFSMGGAGVWHLGVHQPSRWFAVNPGAGFVDTIVYQGWSQKMPFELTDTRRKLLNWYDVLPWVTNLRNTELVAYSGEVDKQRQAAERVTQAAGQQGIPYQHIIGKGMGHKIDPPSAQKIDAILDDLASQQMPAPRTKIDFVTYLLRYHRSDWLSVDGLTQQFQPGHVVAEVVGDHAIEMTTSGVTRLRLDFADSGWPADRQAVTLDIDQQQVLLTDTSETAGLQVDLVRDESGGAWLQSTQAITGLQKRPGMQGPIDDAFCQRFVFVTPSRPATHGRVQRWIDRETKYAIRRWETLMRGQANVVQDTEVTDEMIQTCNLVCFGDFTSNRLLAKLAGQLPIQWTKDGVSVGDRQFDPVSHVPVFCYPNPLNLDRYIVVNSGMTFREFSNVSNSRQIAMLPDWAVLSVDSEDDGIFAGDVVADGFFDEQWKIKRDEVAND, encoded by the coding sequence GTGATCGGATTTTCTTTGCGATGGACATGTGTTGTATTGTGGGTCGGATTTGCCTTTGCAGGTGATTCGCGATCCAGAGCCGTTGCCGAAGATTTCAAACAGTTGCCCCCGCCGGGGATTTCGTTGGATGCCGATGACCGCGCGTCGTTGGTGGATCGGGTCAACGCCATCCAGGCCAAGATTGTGGCCGCCAAGTCTGCCTCGGACGATGCGGATGCATGGTCACCCGATGTCGAGGTACTGGTCCGATCAGTCAGGTTGGCTCTGGAACAAAACGGGTTCTACAAAGCATCGGAAGTGAAAGATGCGGGCCGGTTGCTGGACGAGGCTCAGCGTCGATTGCAATCCGCCAGCAGTGGCAAACGAGGCTTAGCTTTACTGGCCGATGGTCGCTTGGGATCCAAAGAACCATTGCCCGTCATCGGTGGTTTCAAGTCGGATATCGATGATTCGGTCCAACCGTTCGGGTTGGTGATTCCGGCGGGCTATACGGCCGATGACGCGTCAACGGATTCCAAATACCGGATGGACATTTGGTTGCACGGACGTGGGGATACCAAGACAGAGATCGCGTTTCTGAAAGAACGCATGACCAAGGTCGGTCAGTATTCGCCCGGCGATACCTTCGTGTTGCATCCCTTTGGTCGGCACTGCGTGGCGTTCAAGTTTGCTGGCGAAACCGATGTCGACGAAGCGATCCAACACGTTTCGGAATTGTTAGAGGTCGATTCGGACCGGATCGCCATGCGAGGTTTTTCGATGGGTGGGGCCGGTGTTTGGCACCTGGGGGTGCATCAGCCCAGTCGTTGGTTCGCGGTCAATCCAGGAGCCGGCTTTGTCGACACGATCGTGTACCAGGGATGGTCGCAGAAGATGCCGTTCGAATTGACGGACACGCGTCGCAAACTGTTGAACTGGTACGACGTTTTGCCGTGGGTGACCAATCTGCGAAACACCGAATTGGTTGCCTACAGCGGTGAAGTCGACAAACAACGCCAAGCGGCCGAGCGGGTGACCCAGGCCGCGGGCCAGCAGGGCATTCCGTATCAACACATCATCGGTAAAGGCATGGGGCATAAGATCGATCCACCTTCGGCCCAGAAAATCGACGCGATTCTGGATGATCTGGCCAGTCAGCAAATGCCCGCACCGCGTACCAAGATCGACTTTGTCACTTACCTGCTGCGTTATCACCGATCCGATTGGTTGTCCGTGGATGGACTGACCCAGCAGTTTCAACCGGGCCATGTGGTGGCTGAAGTGGTGGGTGACCACGCGATTGAGATGACGACCAGCGGCGTGACCAGGTTGCGTTTGGATTTTGCCGATTCCGGTTGGCCCGCCGACCGTCAGGCGGTCACGCTTGATATCGATCAGCAGCAGGTCTTGCTGACAGACACCAGCGAAACTGCGGGGCTGCAGGTCGACTTGGTTCGTGACGAATCGGGCGGTGCCTGGCTGCAATCAACTCAGGCGATCACCGGACTGCAAAAACGTCCTGGCATGCAGGGGCCGATCGATGATGCGTTTTGCCAGCGGTTCGTGTTCGTAACGCCCAGTCGTCCCGCGACGCACGGCCGAGTTCAACGGTGGATTGATCGTGAAACCAAGTACGCGATCCGGCGATGGGAAACGCTGATGCGAGGCCAGGCCAACGTGGTTCAGGACACCGAAGTGACCGACGAAATGATCCAGACGTGCAACCTGGTCTGCTTTGGCGACTTCACCAGCAACCGTTTGTTGGCCAAGTTGGCCGGGCAGTTGCCGATCCAGTGGACCAAAGATGGTGTGTCGGTAGGCGACCGGCAATTTGATCCGGTTTCGCATGTTCCCGTCTTTTGTTATCCCAACCCGCTGAACCTCGATCGATACATCGTCGTGAATTCGGGAATGACGTTTCGTGAGTTTTCGAACGTCAGCAATTCACGTCAAATCGCGATGCTGCCCGATTGGGCGGTCCTCAGCGTCGACAGCGAAGACGATGGCATCTTTGCGGGCGACGTGGTGGCCGATGGATTTTTTGACGAACAATGGAAGATCAAGCGTGACGAAGTTGCCAACGATTGA